In the genome of Thunnus maccoyii chromosome 15, fThuMac1.1, whole genome shotgun sequence, one region contains:
- the cfap300 gene encoding cilia- and flagella-associated protein 300 isoform X1, producing MAGEKICAFEQSFSFSPLPSKRFSFLQGKDTLALLMKWSMLGRISAQTFSFDQSFYPYSSEKFALCFFRDPDVVSSLRKMETGAWVPLERPVVSVDVEVVPCTKVSMELFDPIYSCGVLRPSGHVVKCFHDVHPDYDELRQMLQEEDSEHYYVIERAEQGEFLFRLFKHLCLGGELCQYEDTIDPYINTTKHIYKDLISVQKDPETKKISVVSTVLKVSAHDESGQCYPGRREEEQTFAYMIVDPFKRHVTLFYHSYGVGNFML from the exons ATGGCAGGAGAGAAAATATGCGCGTTTGAGCAAAGTTTTTCCTTCAGTCCTCTTCCCTCCAAGAGGTTTTCTTTCCTGCAGGGCAAAGACACTTTAGCCCTGCTAATGAAATG GTCCATGCTTGGGAGGATTTCAGCTCAGACTTTCAGCTTTGACCAGAGTTTTTACCCTTACAGCAGTGAAAAGTTTGCACTG TGTTTCTTTAGAGACCCAGATGTGGTTTCCAGTCTGAGAAAGATGGAGACAGGAGCCTGGGTGCCTCTCG AAAGGCCAGTGGTGTCTGTTGATGTGGAGGTGGTGCCGTGCACTAAGGTCTCCATGGAGCTATTTGACCCAATCTACTCTTGTGGTGTCCTGAGGCCTTCTGGACATGTAGTTAAATGCTTCCATGATGTCCACCCTGACTATGATGAGCTCAGACAG ATGCTGCAGGAAGAGGACTCTGAGCACTACTATGTGATTGAGAGAGCTGAGCAAGGGGAGTTTCTGTTTCGCCTCTTCAAACACCTGTGTCTCGGGGGAGAGCTTTGTCAATATGAAGACACCATTGATCCTTATATCAACACCACAAAGCACATTTACAAAGACCTGATCAG TGTTCAGAAGGATCCAGAGACAAAGAAGATCAGTGTTGTCTCCACAGTGCTCAAAGTCTCTGCCCAT GACGAGTCTGGGCAATGTTACCCTGGGAGACGGGAGGAGGAGCAGACGTTTGCCTACATGATTGTCGACCCCTTCAAACGACATGTGACTTTGTTCTACCACAGTTACGGCGTTGGAAACTTCATGCTTTGA
- the cfap300 gene encoding cilia- and flagella-associated protein 300 isoform X2, which produces MVTSMLGRISAQTFSFDQSFYPYSSEKFALCFFRDPDVVSSLRKMETGAWVPLERPVVSVDVEVVPCTKVSMELFDPIYSCGVLRPSGHVVKCFHDVHPDYDELRQMLQEEDSEHYYVIERAEQGEFLFRLFKHLCLGGELCQYEDTIDPYINTTKHIYKDLISVQKDPETKKISVVSTVLKVSAHDESGQCYPGRREEEQTFAYMIVDPFKRHVTLFYHSYGVGNFML; this is translated from the exons ATGGTGAC GTCCATGCTTGGGAGGATTTCAGCTCAGACTTTCAGCTTTGACCAGAGTTTTTACCCTTACAGCAGTGAAAAGTTTGCACTG TGTTTCTTTAGAGACCCAGATGTGGTTTCCAGTCTGAGAAAGATGGAGACAGGAGCCTGGGTGCCTCTCG AAAGGCCAGTGGTGTCTGTTGATGTGGAGGTGGTGCCGTGCACTAAGGTCTCCATGGAGCTATTTGACCCAATCTACTCTTGTGGTGTCCTGAGGCCTTCTGGACATGTAGTTAAATGCTTCCATGATGTCCACCCTGACTATGATGAGCTCAGACAG ATGCTGCAGGAAGAGGACTCTGAGCACTACTATGTGATTGAGAGAGCTGAGCAAGGGGAGTTTCTGTTTCGCCTCTTCAAACACCTGTGTCTCGGGGGAGAGCTTTGTCAATATGAAGACACCATTGATCCTTATATCAACACCACAAAGCACATTTACAAAGACCTGATCAG TGTTCAGAAGGATCCAGAGACAAAGAAGATCAGTGTTGTCTCCACAGTGCTCAAAGTCTCTGCCCAT GACGAGTCTGGGCAATGTTACCCTGGGAGACGGGAGGAGGAGCAGACGTTTGCCTACATGATTGTCGACCCCTTCAAACGACATGTGACTTTGTTCTACCACAGTTACGGCGTTGGAAACTTCATGCTTTGA